A section of the Peromyscus eremicus unplaced genomic scaffold, PerEre_H2_v1 PerEre#2#chrX_unloc_1, whole genome shotgun sequence genome encodes:
- the LOC131900953 gene encoding zinc finger protein 431-like yields MKQCISSVTLDTSHVNIGIWKEEMHERSHITEKHSEYTQNGKAFGYHNHLKKHERRHTGETAYECNQYDKAFECHSCTQRNERSHTGEIPYKCNQCGKTFGCRNHLQVHKRTHTGEKPYESNQCDKAFSCNSTLHVHKRTHTGEKSYECNQCGKAFAHYSNHQMHKRRHRGERPYECNECSKAFACPSHLQVNKRTHTGEKPYECNECGKAFAQHGALQSHKRTHTGEKPYECKQCYKAFAHHTSLQLHKRRHTGEGPYECNECSKDFAHPSHFQVHKRTHTGEKPYECNQCGKALACQSSWKKHKRTHTGEKPYKCNQCDKAFAQHSQLQMHERTHTGEKPSECNQCGKAFAQKGHLQSHKRTHTGEKPYGCNQCGKAFADQNALKLHKRTHTGEKPYECKQCGKAFAYQSALHVHKRIHSRVKPCECRR; encoded by the exons atgaagcaaT GTATATCATCTGTCACTCTGGATACCAGCCATGTGAACATAGGaatatggaaagaagaaat gcatgaaagaagtcatattACAGAGAAACATTCTGAATATACTCAAAATGGTAAAGCCTTTGGATATCACAATCATCTTAAAAAGCATGaaagaagacatactggagaaacagcatatgaatgTAACCAATACGATAAGGCCTTTGAATGTCACAGttgtactcaaaggaatgaaagatCCCATACTGGAGAAataccctataaatgtaatcaatgtggtaaaacctttggaTGTCGCAATCATCTTCAAgtccataaaagaacacacactggagagaaaccctatgaaagtaatcagtgtgataaagcttTTTCATGTAACAGTACTCTTCAtgttcataaaagaacacatactggagaaaaatcctatgaatgtaatcagtgtggtaaagcctttgcccatTACAGTAATcatcaaatgcataaaagaagacatagaggagagagaccctatgaatgtaatgaatgtagCAAAGCCTTTGCTTgccccagtcatcttcaagtcaataaaagaacacatactggagagaaaccctatgaatgcaatgaatgtggtaaagcctttgcacaacatggtgCTCTTCAAtcgcataaaagaacacatactggagagaaaccctatgaatgtaagcagtgttataaagcctttgctcatcatACTTctcttcaattgcataaaagaagacatacaggagagggaccctatgaatgtaatgaatgtagtAAAGACTTTGCTCATCCTAGTCattttcaagtacataaaagaacacatactggtgagaaaccttatgaatgtaatcagtgtggtaaagctttaGCATGCCAGAGTAGCTGGAAAAAGCACAAAAGAacccacactggagagaaaccctataaatgtaatcagtgtgataaagcctttgcacaacacagtcaacttcaaatgcatgaaagaacacatactggagagaaaccatctgaatgcaatcaatgtggtaaagcctttgcacaaaaaggtcatcttcaaagtcataaaagaacacataccggagaaaaaccctatggatgtaatcaatgtggtaaagcctttgctgaTCAGAATGCTCTTAAATTACATAaaagaactcatactggagagaaaccctatgaatgtaagcaatgtggtaaagcctttgcttatcAGAGTGCTCTTCAtgtacataaaagaatacatagtAGAGTGAAACCCTGTGAATGTAGAAGGTAA